The proteins below come from a single Salinivibrio kushneri genomic window:
- the lptF gene encoding LPS export ABC transporter permease LptF yields the protein MIIVRYLIRETVKTQVAVLFVLFLVFFSQKFIRVLANATEGSIPSDQIITLVGLYMPSMAMLMLPLSLYIGILITFGRLYAESEITVMNATGIGNEFLIRAALYLAIITGSVAAFNALWLTPWANNQELEVMEQLEAKSGLELLVQGQFQSAPSGEAVIFVDNIEDDGQTLNQVFVAQPVPRGSLLPNVVVADKGYVSELDDGRQVLDLVDGTRTEGLPTQLNYGVTTYENYQVLIGQREVREKSRDWDAVPTLQLFGESSLKARAELQWRISLVLCIPLMTMIVVPLSAVNPRQGRFAKLFPAILIYLAYFLSISAAKSAVEDGDLPAQIGLWSVNIAALLLAVVLAGWDSLPVRKLKASLKGSA from the coding sequence TTGATAATTGTTCGATATTTGATCCGGGAGACGGTTAAGACACAAGTTGCAGTCTTATTTGTGTTATTTCTGGTCTTTTTCAGCCAAAAGTTCATCCGTGTGCTGGCCAATGCCACGGAGGGATCGATCCCGAGTGATCAAATTATTACCTTAGTAGGTTTGTACATGCCGTCGATGGCGATGTTGATGTTGCCACTAAGTTTGTATATCGGGATCTTGATCACTTTTGGCCGCCTGTATGCCGAGAGTGAGATCACCGTGATGAACGCCACCGGGATCGGTAACGAGTTTTTGATCCGCGCGGCGCTTTATTTGGCGATCATTACCGGCTCGGTGGCCGCCTTTAACGCACTCTGGCTAACACCGTGGGCCAATAACCAAGAGTTAGAAGTCATGGAGCAGCTGGAAGCGAAATCGGGGCTGGAGCTGCTGGTGCAAGGTCAGTTTCAAAGCGCCCCTTCCGGCGAAGCGGTCATTTTTGTCGATAACATTGAAGATGATGGCCAAACCCTCAATCAGGTGTTTGTTGCCCAGCCGGTGCCGCGTGGCTCCTTGCTGCCCAATGTGGTGGTGGCTGACAAAGGTTATGTCTCTGAGCTCGACGATGGCCGCCAAGTGCTGGACTTGGTCGACGGCACCCGCACTGAGGGATTGCCGACCCAGCTTAACTATGGCGTGACCACCTACGAGAACTATCAGGTGCTGATTGGTCAGCGTGAGGTGCGCGAGAAAAGTCGCGATTGGGATGCGGTGCCTACGCTGCAACTGTTTGGTGAATCGAGCTTAAAAGCGCGCGCTGAACTGCAGTGGCGTATCTCTTTGGTGCTGTGTATTCCGTTGATGACCATGATTGTAGTGCCATTGTCGGCGGTGAACCCACGCCAAGGACGGTTCGCTAAGCTATTCCCCGCGATTTTGATTTATCTGGCGTACTTTTTGTCGATCAGTGCCGCCAAATCGGCGGTCGAAGATGGCGATCTCCCCGCTCAAATTGGGCTTTGGAGTGTCAATATCGCTGCCTTGTTATTGGCTGTGGTGCTTGCCGGTTGGGAT